The sequence ATGAGTCTGACCAGACTCACTCTTTTTCAGGAAATTAGACAGCAACCGCTGATTCGTCGAGAACTGGTGCAACTGGAGTCTCAACAGGAGTTGTAACAGCAGATGTAGTGGGACGACGAACTTCGAGTACGTATGGAAGAAGTGCCATGTAACGTGCGCGCTTGATAGCAGTTGCGAGTTTTTTCTGATTCGAAAGAGAAACACCACTATAGTATCGTGGGATGATACGATTGAACTTCGTGAGATATTTCTTGAGAAGAACGATATCTTTGTAGTCAATCTGAGTGATCCCTTCAGCGTCGATTGGACACTGCTTTTTTACTTTTTTAGACATAAGTAATAGGATTAAGAATGGAATTAAAATTAGAATTTACCACCTTCGAGATCAGAGAAGTCATCGAAGTCTACAGGATCTGGAGTGTCTGTTTCTGCGAAATCTTCTCTTTTTGAGAGGAAGATGAGCTGACCGACAACTACTTCTGTCTTGTGGAGCTTCGTGCCATCTTCTTTATCGATGATGCGAGTCTTGAGTCGACCTTCGATATAGACGAGTTTCCCCTTGGTGAGGAATTGCTCAGTACGTTCTGCGAGTGGACCCCAGACGACACAATTGGTGTATTCTGCTTCGGAGAGAGGTTCTCCAGCTGGACCTTTGTAGTACCGATTAGTGGCAATCGTGAAGGTTGCTACTTTTTTGTCACCTGCCGTTGTTTTTACAAAAGGATCTTTTGTTACATTTCCGATAAGGATAACCTTATTGATAGTTCTCATAAATGGAGAAATGATGAAATAAACTAATCTTCAAGCTTAACAAACATGTAACGCCAAATATCTTTCTTGATGTTGAATGAATTCGAAACATCAAAAAATCCTCCATTTCCCTCACTTTCGAGAGTATAAAGAAGGTAGTATCCAACATCCGAAGTACGGATGCGGTAAGCGAGCTTTTGCTCACCTGGATGATTTCTCTCGAGCACCTTAGCTCCAGAATCCGCGAGTTCTGACTCGATAGTAGCAACGAGCTCATTGCGCTCTGCTTCTGCGAGTTCAGGGTTCACGATCATCATGAGTTCGTATTTTCTCATAGAATCCTATGGGTTAATATCTTACGGTCATAGCCGCAAGAAGGATATAAATTGCACCTATAAAAAATGCGAGCGCATTATAGAAAGAAGGAGGAAAAAAGCAAAACTTTTTTCGCGATGAAAAAATAAATACGCAAGCTCAAGTTTTTGCATGAGAAAATAAAATGCGCTAAGATATTCTCACGTCACCCGAAACAAAAACAAATACTATTTCAATAATCTATAATCATCATGTCTTCTCGCAAGAAAGAATCCCCAAAGCTTCGTGAACTTTTTGGTACCATGAATGATGTCGAAGTGAGCAAAAAACTCATTAAGAAACTCCTCCAATATAATATGCAGTATGAAGAAATCACGAAAGTTATTCTTTCTCATTCTGAGCGAGCCTTTCTCGATGCAAGACTCATCACACTCGAAGAATACTACAATGATCTCCAGAGTACGAAAAAAAGTGAAGTCGAAAATTTCCTTGCATCGATTCCTGATTTCGAGTTGACACAAAAAGCATAATCTTCAAACATAAAGAAAACAAAAAAAACCGTCGAAACGGTCTTTTTTTGAATTGGATTCAGAAATTATTTCGCGTCAACAAAAGTGTACTCAACGTGTGTACGAGTCACCTTGTCATACTTCATGAGCTTGAGTTTCTCTCCTTGTGGAAGATTCTTCTTGTTCACAGCATAGACGTAATCACGACGTCCACCTCCAGCAGCCTTACCAACCTGGTATGTACATTTTCCCTTTGCCATAATAGATATTTTTAGATGGTAGATTGGAATTTCGAGGTTTTCTCGAAGCCCCAGAATGGACGTATCATATAGAAATATTATATTTTGCAAGTTTTTTCTCGTTCTTTTTGCTTTTTTCTGTTTTTTCCCTATTCTACCAACCAACTAACCTACTAATTTCTACACATGTTTATCGACGAAGTCAAGCTGACACTCAAGGCAGGAAAAGGAGGTGATGGCATCATCTCTTGGAGACGAGAAAAATATATCCCAAAAGGTGGTCCTTATGGTGGAGATGGTGGCGATGGTGGAGATATCATCCTTCGTGCCACGACGCACGAGACAACACTCGGGAAATTTCGTCATCTGAAGTCCATCAAGGCGGATGATGGAGAGAAGGGAGGTACCCAAGAAATGCATGGAGCAAGTGCCGAAGATACGATTCTCGAAGTGCCTGTCGGAACGATTGTGACCGATAATGAAGACGGAAGTATCATCTGTGATCTCACAAAACCTGGACAAGAATTCACTCTCTGTGAAGGTGGTCGTGGAGGATATGGAAATGCCCACTTCCCTTCCAGTACACGCCAAGCACCGAATTTTGCGGAACTCGGAGACGTCGGTGATGAACGTGATGTGAAGCTCGAACTGAAGCTCGTCGCTGATGTTGGACTTGTCGGACTTCCAAATGCTGGAAAATCTACTGTTATTCAATCTATCACG is a genomic window of Candidatus Gracilibacteria bacterium containing:
- the rpmG gene encoding 50S ribosomal protein L33 gives rise to the protein MAKGKCTYQVGKAAGGGRRDYVYAVNKKNLPQGEKLKLMKYDKVTRTHVEYTFVDAK
- a CDS encoding single-stranded DNA-binding protein, with protein sequence MRTINKVILIGNVTKDPFVKTTAGDKKVATFTIATNRYYKGPAGEPLSEAEYTNCVVWGPLAERTEQFLTKGKLVYIEGRLKTRIIDKEDGTKLHKTEVVVGQLIFLSKREDFAETDTPDPVDFDDFSDLEGGKF
- the rpsF gene encoding 30S ribosomal protein S6, giving the protein MRKYELMMIVNPELAEAERNELVATIESELADSGAKVLERNHPGEQKLAYRIRTSDVGYYLLYTLESEGNGGFFDVSNSFNIKKDIWRYMFVKLED